In the Deinococcus planocerae genome, GCCGCCGTCAGGTCGTCGTGCGCGCCGACGTGTACGCCCGCAGCGGGGGAGAGGACACCCTCGTCGCGGCGGCGCTGGCGACGATCTCGCCCGTCGGCGGTCGCCCGGGCCGGGAGGAAAAGGCGTGACCGTCTACCTGCTGGAGCGCGACGGCGTGCTGCTGGCGCGGATGCCGCTCAGCCGCGTCGAGCCCTTCAGCGTCCACTGCACCTTCGAACCGCTGCCCGCCTTCGAGCCCTACCGCCCCCTGTTCGAGGAGGACGCCCGCCTCGCCGATGAACTGGTCAGCGACCCCGACCCCGCCCTGCTGGGCCGTGCCGAGGCGCTGCTCGACCGCATCCTGGCCCTGGGCCTCTCGGTGCGGCGGGAGGGCGGGGGCATCCACCGCGAGGTCCTGATCGGCATCGAAGACCACACCGCCCACTTTCGCCCCCTGAAGCTGGAGGAGGAACCGCTATGACGATGTTCGACGTCTCGCCCCGCACCCGCGACCTGCACGCCCGCCTGAGCGCGTTCATGGAGGAGCACATCTACCCCAACGAGGCCGAGTTCAACCGCCAGGTGAACGAGGGGAACCGCTGGGAACACGTTCAACTCATCGAGGACCTCAAGCCGAGGGCGCGCGCCCAGGGCCTGTGGAACCTCTTCCTGCCGCCCGCCTCGGACCCGCAGGGCGTGTTCGGCCCGGGCCTGAGCAACCTGGAATACGCCCCCCTGTGCGAGGTGATGGGCCGGGTGTGGTGGGCGCCCGAAATCTTCAACTGCAACGCGCCCGACACCGGCAACATGGAGGTGCTGGCCCGTTACGGCACCCCCGAGCAGCAGGACCGCTGGCTGACCCCCCTCCTGAACGGCGAGATCCGCTCCGCCTTCTCGATGACCGAGCCGGACGTGGCGTCGAGCGACGCGACGAACATCCAGGCGAGCATCGTGCGAGACGGCGACGGGTACGTCATCAACGCGCGCAAGTGGTGGACCTCCGGCGCGGGCGACCCCCGCTGCGCCGTGAGCATCTTCATGGGCAAGACGGACCCGAACGCGGAGCGTCACCTCCAGCAGTCCATGATCCTGATTCCGATGGACGCGCCCGGCGTGACCATCAACCGGATGCTCACCGTCTTCGGCTACGACGACGCGCCGCACGGCCACGCGGAGATGACCTTCGAGAACGTGCGCGTGCCCGCCTCTGCCCTCCTGCTGGGCGAGGGGCGCGGCTTCGAGATCGCGCAGGGGCGGCTGGGGCCGGGGCGCATCCACCACTGCATGAGGCTGATCGGGCAGGCGGAGCGGGCACTGGACCTGATGGTGGAGCGGGCGGGCCAGCGCGTCGCCTTCGGCAAGCCGCTCGGCGGCCACCAGCACGTCCGCGAGGCGATTGCGCACAGCCGCATGGAGATCGACCAGGCGCGGCTGCTGACCATGCAGGCCGCGCACATGATGGATACGGTGGGCAACAAGGAGGCGCGCGGGCAGATCGCGGCGATCAAGGTGGTCGCGCCCAACGTCGCCCTGCGGGTCATCGACCGCGCCATCCAGGTCTTCGGCGGCGCGGGGGTCAGCCAGGACACGCCCCTCGCCAACATGTACGCGGGTGCGCGCACCCTGCGCCTCGCCGACGGCCCCGATATCGTCCACACCGAGACGGTGGCGAAGGAGGAGATGAAGCGGCAACAGCGGGCCAAGGAGCGGCGGGCAGCGGTGGTAGGGGACTGAGGCTCTAACCGGGTTAGAATCGAGCCATGCGCAAACGTCTCACCACCGTCGGCAAGTCGCGGGCCGTCATCCTGCCCAAGGAGTTGCTGGAGCTGTACCGCTTCGAGGATGAGGTGGAGATCGAGCCCACCGAGGGGGGCCTGATCCTGCGTCCTGCCCGCAAGGGCCTGACTTTTGAGGACGCCAGGGCCAAGCTGTTCCGGGAGAAGCGCGACCTGCTCCAGCGACTCAGCGACGCGTGACCGTCTACCTGACCCCCGGGCAGGTGGTGGAATTGCACGACGAGGCCATCGCCGACTTTGGGGGCAGGTCTGGTCTGCGTGACCCTGGGACCCTCGCCTCGGCCCTCGCTCAGCCCGCGATGGAGGCGTTCGGCGTGGAGCTTTACCCGTCGATATCGGAGAAGGCCGCCGCCCTGCTGTTCTTCCTGGCGCGGGGCCACGCCTTCGTGGACGGCAACAAGCGGACGGCCTATGCGGCGACCTCCGTTTTCCTGCTGCTGAACGGGGCAGAGCTGAGCGGCCCGGATGACACCGTGTTCGACCTCGTGCTGGGAACGGCCCAGGGGAGGCTGAGTGACCCCCGGCAGGTTGCTGAACAACTTCGGCCTCTCGTGACCCCGATGTGATGAACTCCCTCCGCTTCAGCTCAAGTTGTCCGCTCCAGCGCCCGCTTCACAAAGGCGTTCAGGCTCAGGCCCTCGCTGCGGGCGCGGGCGGCGAGGCGGGCGTGAAGCTCGGGGCGGATGCGGAGGTTGAAGCGCCCGCTGAAGGGTTTCTCGGGCTCCTCGCCCCGCTCCCGGCAGAAGGCGAGGTCGTCGTCCACGCTTTCCTTGAACGCCTGCCGCAACTCATCGACCGTGCGGCCCTGAAAGGTGATGACATCCCGCAGGTTGACCACCTCGCCGTGGAACAGGTCGGCCTCGTCGTCGAAGCTGGCCGTGGCGATGTAACCTGTGTATTCCACGCGTCATCACCCCCAAAGGTTTCGCAGGTCTCCCTGACGGTCGGTCAGGCAGGGAGACGGACCAGGGGAGTTCAGCATCCCTTCACAACCCTACGTGGCACTTTTAAGCGAAGGGGAAACCCCGATAAGGAGCCTTCACATGGACTTCCAAAACAAAATCATCGTCGTCACCGGCTCCGCTTCCGGCATCGGCCTCGCGCTGGCAACCCGCTTCGTGCGGGAGGGCGCCACCGTGATCGCCTCCGACCTCAACGCCGAGGTGGGTGCCCAGAAGGCGGCAGAGATCGGCGCGCGCTTCGTGCCCGCGAACGTGGCGAAGGAAGAAGATATTCAGGCCCTTATTGACGGCGTGCTCGCGCAGGAGGGCCGCATCGACCTCTTCTGCTCGA is a window encoding:
- a CDS encoding acyl-CoA dehydrogenase family protein, whose protein sequence is MTMFDVSPRTRDLHARLSAFMEEHIYPNEAEFNRQVNEGNRWEHVQLIEDLKPRARAQGLWNLFLPPASDPQGVFGPGLSNLEYAPLCEVMGRVWWAPEIFNCNAPDTGNMEVLARYGTPEQQDRWLTPLLNGEIRSAFSMTEPDVASSDATNIQASIVRDGDGYVINARKWWTSGAGDPRCAVSIFMGKTDPNAERHLQQSMILIPMDAPGVTINRMLTVFGYDDAPHGHAEMTFENVRVPASALLLGEGRGFEIAQGRLGPGRIHHCMRLIGQAERALDLMVERAGQRVAFGKPLGGHQHVREAIAHSRMEIDQARLLTMQAAHMMDTVGNKEARGQIAAIKVVAPNVALRVIDRAIQVFGGAGVSQDTPLANMYAGARTLRLADGPDIVHTETVAKEEMKRQQRAKERRAAVVGD
- a CDS encoding AbrB/MazE/SpoVT family DNA-binding domain-containing protein → MRKRLTTVGKSRAVILPKELLELYRFEDEVEIEPTEGGLILRPARKGLTFEDARAKLFREKRDLLQRLSDA
- a CDS encoding type II toxin-antitoxin system death-on-curing family toxin, translated to MTVYLTPGQVVELHDEAIADFGGRSGLRDPGTLASALAQPAMEAFGVELYPSISEKAAALLFFLARGHAFVDGNKRTAYAATSVFLLLNGAELSGPDDTVFDLVLGTAQGRLSDPRQVAEQLRPLVTPM
- a CDS encoding type II toxin-antitoxin system HicB family antitoxin, which translates into the protein MEYTGYIATASFDDEADLFHGEVVNLRDVITFQGRTVDELRQAFKESVDDDLAFCRERGEEPEKPFSGRFNLRIRPELHARLAARARSEGLSLNAFVKRALERTT